The following proteins come from a genomic window of Candidatus Francisella endociliophora:
- a CDS encoding SIS domain-containing protein, with protein sequence MKETLMHKEASSSFEKVANQLSLNKDIIKNIVKDLKEKNIRRVITIARGSSDCVANFVKYLFETQLGFSVSSLPPSVTTIYGKNIGDEQTLAIAISQSGGSPDLKMALEGCKKAGCTTLAVVNKEKSPLADCADLVLPVRADAENAVAATKSVITSLVALINIVAEYNQDQELLTELNRLPEVLEKSLESDWSIAIEELKKSKNMFVIGRGFGFPIAQEMALKFKETCGIHAEAFSSAEVLHGPFALMNQTFTTFTILQNDQSASGTHEIVKRMTDLGVKTVFATTDLDSAAKVHLHVDVQIHPILETIVLLQEFYLMVNQLALSLGFNPDSPSNLKKVTETV encoded by the coding sequence ATGAAAGAAACTCTTATGCACAAAGAAGCTAGCAGTAGCTTTGAAAAAGTTGCTAATCAGCTTAGCTTAAATAAAGATATTATCAAAAATATTGTTAAAGATCTTAAAGAAAAAAACATTAGAAGAGTAATTACAATCGCAAGAGGTAGTTCAGACTGTGTTGCAAACTTTGTGAAATACCTTTTTGAAACACAACTAGGTTTTAGTGTTTCATCTCTCCCTCCTTCTGTCACTACCATATATGGAAAAAATATAGGTGATGAGCAGACTTTAGCTATCGCTATCTCCCAGTCTGGAGGATCACCTGATCTAAAAATGGCTTTAGAGGGATGTAAAAAGGCTGGTTGTACTACATTGGCTGTAGTTAATAAAGAAAAATCACCTTTAGCTGATTGTGCTGATCTAGTTTTACCAGTTAGAGCTGATGCTGAGAATGCTGTTGCAGCTACAAAAAGTGTTATAACTTCTTTAGTAGCTTTGATAAATATTGTTGCCGAATATAATCAAGATCAAGAACTGCTAACTGAGTTAAATCGTTTACCAGAAGTGCTCGAAAAAAGTCTTGAGTCTGATTGGTCGATTGCTATAGAAGAGTTGAAAAAAAGTAAAAATATGTTTGTAATAGGAAGAGGTTTTGGTTTTCCTATTGCTCAAGAAATGGCACTTAAATTTAAAGAAACATGTGGCATTCATGCCGAAGCATTTAGTTCAGCAGAGGTTCTACATGGACCTTTTGCTTTGATGAATCAAACATTCACTACATTCACAATTTTACAGAATGATCAGAGCGCCTCTGGCACACATGAAATTGTTAAACGAATGACTGATTTGGGAGTTAAAACAGTTTTTGCAACAACTGATTTAGATTCGGCTGCAAAAGTACATTTACATGTAGATGTTCAAATTCACCCAATACTCGAAACAATTGTATTATTACAAGAGTTCTATCTTATGGTTAATCAGTTGGCTTTGTCATTAGGATTTAACCCAGATAGTCCGAGTAATTTAAAAAAAGTTACTGAAACTGTTTAA
- a CDS encoding dicarboxylate/amino acid:cation symporter, with the protein MLILLIGSVFALVLLHLKNFGFNFRTILALILGIVIGIIYNTTNYNSTSFVQISDILGDGYISLLKMLIIPIVLTSIVHSIVNLKNYDGSYVIRFAYKTIAILLVLTGISAAIGSIVAISMHLGQGIDLASITGDVAKDMKTSTISETILGFLPDNLFHQMNNNNVMAVVIFAIFLGFSMLIAHREDSKLAAPFISFIDSAFFVIKKLARIIIALTPYGVLGLMIQMSIELDKNSISTVLYFILTCYIAMMIVLVMHIVLLVVFRTNIVRFYKSIWKAMLVAATSRSSMGTLPLSIDGLNKYGTSSSIATFAPTMGTTLGMNACAGVFPAVLAIMAMNATGVDITLSNIFLISFICMLASLGVSGIPGTAFVAAGVVFSYFGLPWHMIALIIGVDALIDSFRTPLNIHGSMTTAIIVDRTTSTS; encoded by the coding sequence ATGCTTATATTACTTATTGGCTCAGTATTTGCCTTAGTTTTATTACATCTAAAAAATTTTGGCTTTAATTTTAGAACTATTCTTGCACTAATCTTAGGTATAGTTATAGGAATAATATACAATACTACTAACTATAATAGTACAAGTTTTGTTCAAATTAGCGATATTTTAGGTGATGGTTATATATCTTTGCTAAAGATGTTAATTATTCCAATAGTCCTGACTTCTATAGTTCACTCAATTGTTAATTTAAAAAACTATGATGGCTCTTATGTTATAAGATTTGCATATAAGACAATAGCTATACTACTTGTTTTAACAGGCATAAGTGCAGCAATTGGTTCTATAGTAGCGATTTCTATGCATCTAGGTCAAGGTATAGATCTTGCATCTATAACAGGTGACGTTGCAAAAGATATGAAAACATCAACCATTTCAGAAACTATCTTAGGTTTTTTACCAGATAACCTATTCCATCAGATGAATAATAACAACGTAATGGCTGTAGTTATCTTTGCAATATTCCTTGGATTCTCAATGCTAATTGCACATCGTGAAGATAGTAAATTAGCTGCGCCTTTTATTAGTTTCATTGACTCTGCTTTTTTTGTAATTAAAAAGCTTGCTAGAATAATTATTGCTCTAACTCCATATGGTGTGCTTGGGCTAATGATTCAAATGAGTATTGAACTTGATAAAAATAGTATCTCTACGGTTTTATATTTTATCTTAACTTGTTACATCGCAATGATGATCGTTTTAGTGATGCATATTGTCTTATTAGTTGTATTTAGAACAAATATAGTTAGATTTTACAAAAGTATTTGGAAAGCTATGTTAGTGGCTGCTACCTCTAGATCAAGCATGGGAACTCTTCCTCTATCTATAGATGGATTAAACAAATATGGCACATCTAGCAGTATAGCTACTTTTGCTCCAACTATGGGAACAACTTTAGGTATGAATGCTTGTGCCGGAGTATTCCCTGCTGTATTAGCTATAATGGCTATGAATGCTACTGGTGTAGATATTACATTATCAAATATTTTCTTAATTTCATTTATTTGTATGCTAGCATCTCTTGGCGTATCAGGAATACCAGGAACTGCTTTTGTTGCTGCTGGAGTAGTATTCTCTTACTTTGGTCTTCCTTGGCATATGATTGCTCTTATTATTGGTGTTGATGCTCTTATTGATAGTTTTAGAACACCTTTAAATATTCATGGAAGTATGACTACAGCAATCATTGTTGATAGAACTACTTCAACTTCTTAG
- a CDS encoding protein adenylyltransferase SelO: MVDFKYTYSKLSDKFYSKQLVYKYPNAKLLLLNESLANDLELGFCDCNDAEKLEFLLGYTSENPISQAYAGHQFGHFTMLGDGRAILIGEYQKPTGEIVDFHLKGAGLTDFSRGGDGKAALGPMLREYIVSEAMHNLGIPTSRILAVIITGENIQRNSLEQSAIAVRVASSHIRVGTFQYAAMLGQEYSQELLDYTLKRHNIAFGDNKALSLLDHVIDKQSSLITQWERVGFIHGVMNTDNMTISGETIDYGPCAFMDNYDPDTVFSSIDQGGRYAFANQASIAGWNIARLAESLLPLISLDQDEAIKLAQNKLEEYSNIYKDKWKKMFLSKLGLDSKVDKYDEIISNLLIEMLKNNLDYTNTFYDLSYEKFESLKSKGLSDWLDTYFKNKDIDLTKMKQVNPVIISRNHQVEKAIVSAENGKFGNLYSLLEVIKTPYKFENTKEKYMLEPKGDEKVKATFCGT; the protein is encoded by the coding sequence ATGGTTGATTTTAAATACACATATTCTAAATTATCAGACAAATTCTATTCTAAGCAATTAGTCTACAAATACCCTAATGCAAAACTACTTTTATTAAATGAGTCATTAGCAAATGATTTAGAGTTAGGTTTTTGCGATTGTAATGATGCTGAAAAGCTTGAATTTTTACTTGGTTACACTAGTGAAAATCCAATATCTCAAGCTTATGCTGGACACCAGTTTGGTCACTTTACAATGCTTGGAGATGGTCGAGCAATACTGATAGGTGAGTATCAAAAGCCAACTGGTGAAATTGTAGATTTTCATTTGAAAGGTGCTGGATTAACTGATTTTTCTAGAGGTGGCGATGGTAAGGCTGCTTTAGGACCTATGCTTAGGGAATATATCGTAAGTGAGGCAATGCATAATTTAGGTATACCTACAAGTAGGATATTAGCTGTAATAATTACAGGTGAAAATATCCAAAGAAACAGTCTAGAGCAAAGTGCAATAGCTGTAAGAGTAGCAAGTAGTCATATACGTGTAGGGACATTTCAATATGCAGCAATGCTTGGACAAGAGTATAGCCAAGAACTTTTAGATTATACTTTGAAACGGCATAATATTGCTTTTGGTGATAATAAGGCTTTATCTTTACTTGACCATGTCATAGATAAACAATCCAGTTTAATTACACAATGGGAAAGGGTTGGGTTTATTCATGGTGTTATGAATACTGATAATATGACAATATCAGGAGAGACTATTGATTATGGTCCTTGTGCATTTATGGATAACTATGACCCAGATACAGTTTTTAGTTCGATTGATCAAGGTGGTCGTTATGCTTTTGCAAATCAAGCTTCTATTGCTGGTTGGAATATTGCTAGGCTAGCAGAGAGTCTTTTACCATTGATTTCATTAGATCAGGATGAGGCTATTAAGTTAGCTCAAAATAAACTAGAAGAATATTCAAATATCTATAAAGATAAGTGGAAAAAAATGTTTCTTAGTAAACTTGGTTTGGATAGTAAAGTTGATAAATACGATGAAATCATTTCAAATCTACTTATAGAGATGCTTAAAAATAACCTAGATTATACAAATACATTTTATGATTTGAGTTATGAGAAGTTTGAAAGCTTAAAATCAAAAGGCCTATCTGATTGGTTAGATACTTATTTCAAAAATAAAGATATAGATCTTACTAAGATGAAACAAGTAAATCCTGTAATTATTTCAAGAAACCATCAAGTTGAGAAAGCTATAGTATCAGCAGAAAATGGTAAGTTTGGCAATTTATATAGCTTACTTGAAGTAATTAAGACTCCTTATAAGTTTGAAAATACAAAAGAAAAGTATATGTTAGAGCCAAAAGGAGATGAAAAAGTTAAGGCTACTTTTTGTGGTACATAA
- a CDS encoding rubredoxin, with amino-acid sequence MEYRKYICIVCGLIYDEAEGWPEDDIAPGTRWEDVPEDWECPDCGVGKDEFELLEE; translated from the coding sequence ATGGAATATAGAAAATATATTTGTATCGTTTGCGGTTTAATTTATGATGAAGCTGAAGGCTGGCCAGAAGATGATATTGCTCCTGGTACAAGATGGGAAGATGTACCTGAAGATTGGGAATGTCCAGATTGTGGTGTTGGTAAAGATGAGTTTGAGCTTTTAGAAGAATAA
- a CDS encoding 1-aminocyclopropane-1-carboxylate deaminase → MHLPFQKITFENKDFIVMRDDLNHPIFSGNKARKLAYLLNNPNKYSHIKTIVSFGGNQSNFMLALSQLAKLNNWNFHYWIKPLPSFLKQNKNGNLKLALENSMLLFETNDILGLENIQKNYQLNENLYFFDQGGRNYLAEEGIAECAQEIKKYCQNNRIESYSVVVASGTGTTALYLEKYLPNRVYTVPCVGDSEYLKKQFRDIDENLNHPKILEKNFKTAFGQLDIKNFKIYKQLLEQTNIEFDLLYDPITWRTLITNYELLPKPIIYIHCGGISGNQTMLARYKRQISA, encoded by the coding sequence ATGCACCTTCCTTTTCAAAAAATCACTTTTGAAAATAAAGACTTCATAGTAATGAGGGATGATCTTAACCATCCTATTTTCTCTGGTAATAAGGCTAGAAAATTAGCATATCTTTTAAATAATCCTAATAAATATTCTCATATAAAAACTATAGTCTCATTCGGTGGTAATCAGTCCAACTTTATGTTAGCACTATCACAGTTAGCTAAACTAAATAACTGGAACTTTCACTATTGGATCAAGCCATTACCAAGCTTTCTTAAGCAAAATAAGAATGGTAATTTAAAGCTTGCATTAGAAAATAGTATGCTACTATTTGAAACCAATGATATTTTAGGCTTAGAAAATATCCAAAAAAATTATCAACTTAATGAAAATCTTTACTTCTTTGATCAAGGAGGCAGAAATTATCTTGCAGAAGAAGGAATTGCAGAATGTGCTCAAGAAATTAAAAAATATTGTCAAAACAATCGTATAGAAAGCTATAGTGTAGTTGTAGCGTCTGGTACTGGTACGACTGCTCTATATCTTGAGAAATATTTACCCAATAGAGTTTATACGGTTCCTTGTGTAGGTGACTCTGAATATCTGAAAAAACAATTTAGAGATATTGATGAGAATCTAAATCATCCTAAAATTTTAGAAAAAAATTTTAAAACTGCCTTTGGACAATTAGATATCAAAAACTTCAAAATTTATAAGCAATTATTAGAGCAAACCAATATTGAATTTGATCTACTTTATGACCCAATAACTTGGCGTACTTTAATAACAAACTATGAACTACTTCCTAAGCCAATTATATATATTCATTGTGGTGGAATTAGTGGTAATCAAACAATGTTAGCTAGATATAAAAGACAAATATCAGCATAA
- a CDS encoding membrane protein gives MLNKLKELKTKFKKRNSYDNSYASELVSSIHRTDIKATILSIIWAAGPVTIIAITLGYYLSHGTRVPLVTVAYFSLYVFFVGLVGFISKIVFDSLKHKKQEKMQERFLSVVEESYQNLYLSKKMNLAKLTDQVRDNKVANEILSKSHPTSKEIFYIFNLHFSKEMAEFAEIIYLHRENGFPIDTDENKRKLRRFYKQINNNKKITDELRKKFLKALIGKYTSLKEGVERKSGFLSKIYNSAGQYSLFDLDDASHAISLFIELLSGRKIYYFKTTSKFDDVKKDYLFTSIEKLRNKITQKYNHILGIYKQSFLTVSEVAPNLDLKEVINVTDDVTENIHQLEAAIVQIHTKKLSKEIRKQTQQSKNRFNQNVRMIKTQLKRLDMLLEQWHSLSFSNDEKLYKNVEHELVYVFLEEKIRMSIAYKMYEYTHHEHDFISKEECIKAYARQAIKLLQEPLSLDEASVLTAIEMSNGANLSSIKLSNSINQKLDTTYNLCKSVKTDIVEIRRRIKKILMAQYV, from the coding sequence ATGTTAAACAAGTTAAAAGAGTTAAAAACTAAATTTAAAAAAAGAAATTCTTATGATAATTCTTATGCAAGTGAACTAGTATCATCTATACATCGTACAGATATTAAGGCTACTATACTTTCGATAATATGGGCAGCTGGACCAGTTACAATTATTGCTATTACTCTTGGGTATTATCTGAGTCATGGTACACGAGTCCCTCTCGTAACAGTGGCATATTTTTCGTTGTATGTTTTTTTTGTAGGTTTGGTCGGTTTTATAAGTAAAATAGTATTTGACTCTCTTAAGCATAAGAAACAAGAGAAAATGCAAGAAAGGTTCCTCTCTGTTGTCGAAGAGTCGTATCAGAACCTTTATCTTTCAAAAAAAATGAACCTTGCAAAGCTTACTGATCAGGTACGTGATAATAAAGTTGCTAATGAAATATTGTCAAAATCACATCCAACAAGCAAAGAAATTTTTTATATCTTTAATCTCCATTTTAGTAAGGAGATGGCAGAGTTTGCAGAAATTATATATTTACATCGTGAAAATGGTTTTCCAATAGATACAGATGAAAATAAACGTAAGTTGAGGCGTTTTTATAAGCAAATAAACAATAATAAAAAAATTACAGATGAACTAAGAAAGAAATTTTTAAAAGCTTTAATTGGTAAATATACGAGTTTAAAAGAGGGTGTTGAAAGGAAAAGTGGTTTTCTTTCAAAAATTTATAATAGTGCTGGTCAATATAGTCTTTTTGATTTAGATGATGCTAGTCATGCTATTAGCCTTTTTATTGAACTTCTTTCTGGGCGTAAAATTTATTATTTCAAAACTACTTCAAAATTTGATGATGTGAAAAAAGACTACTTATTTACATCAATTGAGAAATTGCGCAATAAAATAACGCAGAAATATAATCATATTTTAGGTATTTATAAACAGAGTTTTTTAACAGTATCAGAGGTTGCGCCAAATCTAGATCTAAAAGAGGTTATTAATGTTACAGATGATGTAACAGAAAATATACACCAGTTAGAGGCCGCAATTGTACAAATTCATACAAAAAAATTATCTAAAGAAATTAGAAAACAAACTCAACAAAGCAAGAATAGATTTAATCAGAATGTTCGAATGATAAAAACGCAACTAAAAAGGTTAGATATGTTATTAGAGCAATGGCATTCTTTAAGTTTTAGTAATGATGAAAAATTATATAAGAATGTTGAGCATGAGCTTGTATATGTTTTTTTGGAAGAAAAAATTAGAATGTCTATAGCATATAAAATGTATGAATATACACATCATGAGCATGACTTTATATCAAAGGAAGAGTGTATTAAAGCTTATGCTAGACAAGCAATTAAACTTTTACAGGAGCCCTTGAGTTTAGATGAAGCATCTGTATTAACAGCAATTGAAATGTCTAATGGTGCAAATCTTAGTAGCATAAAACTTAGTAATTCTATAAATCAGAAGTTAGATACCACTTATAATTTATGTAAATCTGTTAAAACAGATATTGTTGAAATTAGAAGACGTATCAAGAAAATTCTTATGGCTCAGTATGTTTGA
- the typA gene encoding translational GTPase TypA, which yields MIENLRNIAIIAHVDHGKTTLVDKLLQQSGTLNTRGPEVERVMDSNDIEKERGITILSKNTALKWNDYRINIVDTPGHADFGGEVERVLSMVDSVLLLVDAVDGPMPQTRFVTEKAFAQGLKPIVVINKIDRDGARPDWVVDQVFDLFDRLGATDEQLDFPIIYASAINGWATNELGEQKEDMTDLFKAIVENVEHPAVDENGPFQMQVSSLDYSNFTGTIGIGRIQRGKVKTNTPVTIIGKDGKTRNGRILQILGYMGLDRVEVPEAQAGDIVCVTGMEGLNISDTLCSPDKVEALPELSVDEPTISMTFQVNNSPFAGKEGKFVTSRQIKDRLDKELLTNVALRVEQLDDPDKFKVSGRGELHLSILLENMRREGYEIAVSRPHVIFKDVDGEKHEPYEQAIIDIEEEHQGTVMERMGLRQGELKNMEPDGKGRVKLEFIIPSRGLIGFYTEFLTITSGSGILNKVFDHYGPMKKQTLETRQNGTLVSMLAGKAVAFALWNLQERGKMFITHGTDVYEGMIIGIHSRDNDLAVNPCKGKQLTNVRASGKDDALTLVTPIKLTLEYALEFIEDDELVEITPESIRLRKKHLTESDRKKAARGAL from the coding sequence ATGATTGAAAATTTAAGAAATATTGCGATTATCGCACACGTTGACCATGGTAAAACCACATTGGTTGATAAGTTATTACAACAGTCTGGTACTCTAAACACTCGTGGTCCAGAAGTTGAAAGAGTCATGGACTCAAATGATATTGAGAAAGAAAGAGGTATTACGATTTTATCAAAAAATACCGCTCTTAAGTGGAATGACTATAGAATTAATATAGTAGATACTCCAGGACATGCTGACTTTGGTGGTGAAGTTGAGCGTGTATTATCAATGGTTGATTCTGTATTACTACTAGTTGATGCTGTTGATGGCCCTATGCCTCAGACAAGATTTGTAACAGAAAAAGCTTTTGCGCAAGGTTTAAAGCCAATTGTTGTTATTAACAAGATCGATAGAGATGGTGCAAGACCTGATTGGGTTGTTGATCAAGTATTTGACTTGTTTGATAGATTGGGTGCAACAGATGAGCAATTAGATTTCCCTATTATCTATGCTTCTGCTATCAATGGTTGGGCTACAAATGAGCTTGGCGAACAGAAAGAAGATATGACTGATCTTTTTAAAGCTATTGTTGAAAATGTTGAGCATCCGGCTGTTGATGAAAATGGTCCATTCCAAATGCAAGTCTCTTCATTAGATTATTCAAACTTCACAGGAACTATTGGTATTGGTCGTATCCAAAGAGGTAAAGTTAAAACAAATACTCCTGTAACTATTATTGGTAAAGATGGTAAAACTCGTAATGGTAGAATCTTACAAATATTAGGTTATATGGGTCTAGATAGAGTTGAAGTACCTGAAGCACAAGCTGGTGATATTGTTTGTGTAACAGGTATGGAAGGTTTGAATATATCAGACACTTTATGTAGTCCTGATAAAGTAGAAGCATTACCTGAGCTTTCAGTAGATGAGCCAACTATCAGCATGACTTTCCAAGTTAACAACTCTCCATTTGCTGGTAAAGAAGGTAAATTTGTAACTTCTCGCCAGATCAAAGATCGTTTAGATAAGGAACTACTTACAAACGTAGCTTTAAGAGTTGAGCAACTTGATGATCCTGATAAATTTAAAGTCTCTGGTCGTGGTGAGCTTCATCTTTCAATATTACTTGAAAATATGCGTCGTGAAGGTTATGAAATTGCAGTATCGCGTCCACATGTAATTTTCAAGGATGTTGATGGTGAAAAACACGAACCTTATGAGCAAGCAATTATAGATATCGAAGAAGAACATCAAGGTACTGTAATGGAAAGAATGGGCTTGCGTCAAGGTGAGCTTAAAAATATGGAACCAGATGGTAAGGGTCGTGTAAAACTTGAATTTATAATACCATCTCGTGGTTTGATTGGTTTTTATACTGAATTTTTAACTATCACATCTGGCTCAGGTATTTTAAACAAAGTATTTGATCATTATGGTCCAATGAAGAAACAAACTCTTGAGACTCGTCAGAACGGTACTCTAGTTTCTATGCTAGCAGGTAAGGCAGTAGCTTTTGCTCTTTGGAATCTACAAGAAAGAGGTAAAATGTTTATTACTCATGGTACAGATGTTTATGAGGGAATGATTATAGGGATTCATAGTAGAGATAATGATTTAGCGGTAAACCCTTGTAAAGGTAAGCAGTTAACTAACGTTCGTGCTTCTGGTAAAGATGATGCTCTTACACTAGTTACTCCAATCAAGCTTACTCTTGAATATGCTTTAGAGTTTATCGAAGATGATGAGTTAGTTGAAATCACGCCTGAGTCAATCAGACTAAGAAAAAAACATCTAACTGAATCTGATCGTAAAAAAGCAGCTCGTGGGGCTCTTTAA
- a CDS encoding SDR family oxidoreductase: MKRLDNKIVLITGAAKGIGKATAELFANEGATVIVSDIDDTLGNQAAENIKSTNIEYKHLDVSSENNWIEISKYIESKFGKLDILVNNAGITGFIESAGPHNPEDLDINSWHKVHSINSDGVALGCKYAIKLMKENGGSIVNISSRSGIVGIPQAVAYASSKASVRNHTKSVALYCTDMQYGIRCNSIHPGAILTPMWDEMLPKDEAQKQEAIKAISQDIPMKVMGEVKDVAYAALYLASDESKYVTGIELNVDGGILAGSSAAPKQDD, from the coding sequence ATGAAACGATTAGATAATAAAATAGTATTAATAACAGGTGCTGCTAAAGGGATAGGGAAAGCCACAGCAGAACTATTTGCTAATGAAGGAGCAACTGTTATTGTCTCTGATATAGACGATACTTTAGGTAATCAAGCGGCTGAAAATATTAAATCAACTAATATTGAGTATAAACATCTTGATGTTAGTAGTGAAAACAATTGGATAGAAATTAGTAAATATATTGAATCCAAGTTTGGTAAATTAGACATTCTAGTTAATAATGCTGGTATTACAGGTTTTATCGAAAGTGCTGGACCTCATAATCCTGAAGATTTAGATATAAATTCTTGGCATAAGGTTCATTCTATAAACTCTGATGGTGTGGCCTTAGGATGTAAATACGCTATCAAACTTATGAAAGAAAATGGTGGAAGTATCGTTAATATATCCTCACGCTCTGGAATTGTAGGGATACCTCAAGCTGTAGCTTATGCTTCGAGCAAAGCATCTGTTAGAAATCACACAAAATCAGTTGCTCTATATTGTACTGATATGCAGTATGGAATTAGATGTAACTCTATACATCCTGGAGCTATTTTGACTCCTATGTGGGATGAAATGTTACCCAAAGATGAAGCTCAAAAACAAGAAGCTATTAAAGCTATTTCTCAAGATATTCCTATGAAAGTTATGGGTGAAGTAAAAGATGTAGCTTATGCAGCTTTATATTTAGCTTCTGATGAGTCAAAATATGTTACAGGTATTGAGCTAAATGTTGATGGCGGAATTCTTGCAGGAAGCTCAGCTGCTCCTAAACAAGACGACTAA
- a CDS encoding class I SAM-dependent methyltransferase has protein sequence MNNKPTFNSESYQKARPSIPVEILNYLKGHISASQNAWDCGTGNGQTAIKLAEFIDNIHATDISATQLSKAFKHNNIKYFEADESNSMFDDNCVDLITVSQAAHWFDMSKFERECLRVLKPKGIVAIWTYHQDIQVNGKVEIIYQNFYKTIRPYFPEGRKHIDNYYKDININLPKLESPQFKQTKEMDFNSFIEYLKSFSAYAEYIKKHNKCPIIELEFYDKFKDAWGETSTIYTVTWPVIFKCYIKG, from the coding sequence ATGAACAACAAACCTACTTTCAATTCAGAATCTTATCAAAAAGCTAGACCATCTATTCCAGTAGAAATTCTCAACTATCTTAAAGGTCATATCTCAGCTAGTCAAAATGCTTGGGATTGCGGTACAGGTAATGGTCAGACTGCTATAAAACTAGCTGAATTTATAGATAATATCCATGCTACAGATATTAGTGCCACTCAATTATCTAAAGCCTTTAAACATAATAACATCAAATACTTTGAAGCTGATGAATCTAATAGTATGTTTGATGATAATTGTGTAGATTTAATTACAGTTTCTCAGGCAGCTCATTGGTTTGATATGTCTAAATTTGAAAGAGAATGCTTAAGAGTACTTAAACCCAAGGGTATAGTTGCTATATGGACATATCATCAAGATATTCAAGTTAATGGTAAGGTAGAAATTATTTATCAGAATTTTTATAAAACTATACGACCATATTTTCCAGAGGGTCGTAAGCATATTGATAATTATTATAAAGATATAAACATTAACTTACCTAAGCTAGAGTCTCCTCAATTTAAGCAAACTAAAGAGATGGATTTTAATAGTTTTATTGAATACTTAAAATCATTCTCTGCTTATGCTGAATATATTAAAAAGCATAATAAATGTCCTATAATTGAACTTGAATTTTATGATAAGTTTAAAGATGCTTGGGGAGAAACTTCTACGATATATACTGTCACTTGGCCAGTTATATTTAAGTGTTATATTAAAGGTTAA